A genome region from Nocardiopsis exhalans includes the following:
- a CDS encoding DUF58 domain-containing protein produces the protein MNTPAIGTDPRLRAALRRLDLRIVHRLDGLLHGEHLGLRLGPGSEAAEARLYQPGEDDVRHMDWAVTARTDTPHVRDVVADRELESWTLLDLSPSMDFGTGLRSKRDVAVGALVATNLLTQRVGDRFGAHFLHEGRVRRWPARSGKEALLSLLATVAAAPRGDQRSADAERATLAEAVGDLVRTRRRRGLRVVISDFLDTPAFGGEVSWERPLRQLGSRHQVLVVEVVDPRELDVPNVGDVALRDPTTGRVRDVRLTRTVRERYRRAAEAQRAAVRGALRRCGVHHLVLRTDRDWVLDTARFVIHQRRTAHHMARHTPGVPR, from the coding sequence GTGAACACACCCGCCATCGGTACCGATCCGCGGCTGCGTGCGGCGTTGCGGCGGTTGGACCTGCGTATCGTGCATCGCCTGGACGGGTTGTTGCACGGCGAGCACCTGGGGCTGCGCTTGGGGCCGGGTTCGGAGGCGGCCGAGGCCCGGCTGTACCAGCCCGGTGAGGACGACGTGCGGCACATGGACTGGGCGGTGACCGCCCGGACCGACACCCCGCACGTGCGCGACGTGGTGGCCGACCGCGAGTTGGAGAGCTGGACGCTGCTGGACCTGTCGCCGAGCATGGACTTCGGGACGGGTCTGCGTTCCAAGCGTGACGTGGCGGTGGGCGCCCTGGTGGCGACCAACCTGCTCACCCAGCGGGTGGGTGACCGCTTCGGCGCGCACTTCCTGCACGAGGGGCGGGTGCGGCGCTGGCCCGCACGGTCGGGCAAGGAGGCGCTGCTGTCGTTGTTGGCCACGGTGGCGGCCGCTCCGCGGGGGGACCAGCGCTCCGCGGACGCGGAGCGGGCGACTCTGGCCGAGGCGGTCGGCGATCTGGTGCGGACCCGGCGCAGGCGGGGGCTGCGGGTGGTGATCTCCGATTTCCTGGACACCCCGGCGTTCGGCGGCGAGGTGAGCTGGGAGCGTCCGCTGCGCCAGTTGGGCTCGCGCCACCAGGTGCTGGTGGTAGAGGTGGTGGACCCGCGTGAGCTGGACGTGCCGAATGTGGGTGACGTGGCTCTGCGTGATCCGACCACGGGACGGGTACGTGATGTGCGTCTGACCCGTACGGTGCGCGAGCGCTACCGCAGGGCGGCCGAGGCACAGCGGGCGGCGGTGCGGGGGGCACTGCGCCGGTGCGGGGTACACCACCTGGTGTTGCGCACGGATCGGGACTGGGTCCTGGATACGGCGCGGTTCGTGATCCACCAGCGCCGGACCGCCCACCACATGGCCAGGCACACCCCGGGGGTGCCGCGGTGA
- a CDS encoding DUF6671 family protein, with product MSDTHPYRGTPVALATKHAKEEVLAPALARTPGLRVSVPELDTDRLGTFTGEIERPAPARETALLKARLGIEASGLPRGLASEGSFGPHPQVPFIPVGLEILAFVDHDLGIEVVEQRLSEHTNFAHTTASALDQQTERFLTSARFGEHALIVRPNAGDTNDGLQKGIVSREELAKAIRRCAHTSEDGLAFVETDMRAHHNPTRMRQIALLARRLADRLSALCPACAAPGYGTVDTRPGLPCSACRTPTARIAVEVQGCARCEHRRHRPVAGARAADPGECPYCNP from the coding sequence TTGAGCGACACCCACCCCTACCGGGGCACCCCCGTCGCACTCGCCACCAAGCACGCCAAGGAAGAAGTACTGGCCCCCGCGCTGGCCCGCACCCCCGGCCTGCGCGTCAGCGTCCCCGAACTGGACACCGACCGGCTCGGCACCTTCACCGGCGAGATCGAGCGTCCCGCGCCGGCGCGGGAGACCGCCCTCCTCAAGGCCCGGCTCGGGATCGAGGCCAGCGGGCTTCCCCGCGGGCTGGCCAGTGAGGGCAGTTTCGGTCCCCACCCGCAGGTTCCCTTCATCCCCGTGGGACTGGAGATCCTCGCCTTCGTCGACCACGACCTCGGCATCGAGGTCGTCGAGCAACGGCTGAGCGAGCACACGAACTTCGCCCACACCACCGCCTCGGCGCTCGACCAGCAGACCGAGCGCTTCCTGACCTCGGCCCGCTTCGGGGAACACGCCCTCATCGTTCGTCCCAACGCCGGCGACACCAACGACGGCCTCCAGAAGGGGATCGTCTCCCGCGAGGAGCTCGCGAAGGCGATCCGCCGCTGTGCCCACACCTCAGAAGACGGCCTCGCCTTCGTGGAGACCGACATGCGGGCCCACCACAACCCGACGCGTATGCGGCAGATCGCCCTGCTCGCCCGACGTCTGGCCGACAGGCTCAGCGCTCTGTGCCCCGCCTGCGCAGCACCCGGCTACGGCACCGTCGACACACGCCCCGGACTGCCTTGCTCCGCCTGCCGCACCCCTACCGCCCGTATCGCGGTCGAGGTCCAGGGCTGCGCCCGCTGCGAGCACCGGCGACACCGCCCGGTCGCGGGCGCCCGTGCGGCCGACCCCGGGGAATGCCCCTACTGCAACCCCTGA
- a CDS encoding DUF2309 domain-containing protein: MTALRSQSHNRLRAQVASAERVLSAAWPLKTFVAVNPLGGVEHLPFEEAVRMAGDLLGLRGHLPLERFRALHVQGRINDADLDAALLRRLPELAGLDPVLLGERPRTALQVLRTDLLHGEEPAKGAPRPRGAGQWCDTLLGTRVAEAVDGQVSKWCAAFFDTAQAHWSMPGREHGLYGSWRALVASDPALRRLRLSQERFTDLPERPEDAVLGALAALNVPEGEHRGELRAQLARTPGWASQVKWRGEHPDQAPHPADLVDLLAMRLTYEAALVEAATSQLPYGSGSLRALIEVRLVDERPLSGVESGFARACGVARALGASTPGGPALNRLRDVLERLPATEREWVWLDAYEWHYRDRLLTALDRPAPPERTGRPPAQAVFCIDARSEGLRRHLEDLGPYQTFGFAGFYQLAIRYRGLSSPHEARLCPAPLTPNTRITELPAEGAETEAARGIAAERHSDALARAFHGAKDDLASPFALAEAAGWVAGPLSAVRTAAPALYTRLRGRLAERATRRTTDLTVNAPDWEEAEALARAAEHQGIRALLARPGLSEQECEEYRLRALAGGEPRLREQLALTQEGHADRVRQARRLGSDVEEQVLWAQTALRTFGLVENFARIVLLAGHGSHTENNAYEAALDCGACGGQRGGPNARAACAILNRPQVRAALAERGTTIPDDTVFVAAEHDTATDRVRFLDAHTIPGTHRADIDRLRADLATAGSGLARERAEHLPGAAGSAYGRAADWAQVRPEWGLARHAAFIIGPGEMVRGLDLQTRTFLHSYDWRVDPDGTVLETILTAPGLVVQGINAQYYFSSVDPRVLGAGDKTLHNVVGEVGVLEGHSGDLRLGLPWQSVGAGDRLYHEPMRALYAVEAPIERVDVLIARNDLLKNYFDGGWVSLVLREGPERPWQRRRRDGQWELWSPAVPAERQVLAAAGAGDEEQGPSQG, encoded by the coding sequence ATGACCGCTCTCAGATCGCAGAGCCACAACCGGTTGCGGGCGCAGGTGGCCTCGGCGGAGAGGGTCCTCTCCGCGGCCTGGCCGCTGAAGACCTTCGTGGCCGTGAACCCGCTCGGCGGAGTCGAGCACCTTCCCTTCGAAGAGGCGGTGCGGATGGCGGGCGACCTGCTCGGGCTGCGCGGCCACCTGCCCCTGGAACGCTTTCGCGCCCTGCACGTCCAGGGCCGGATCAACGACGCGGACCTGGACGCGGCCCTGCTGCGGCGTTTGCCCGAGTTGGCCGGACTCGACCCGGTCCTGCTCGGCGAGCGCCCCCGCACGGCACTGCAGGTACTGCGTACCGACCTCCTGCACGGTGAGGAGCCGGCGAAAGGGGCACCACGGCCACGCGGTGCCGGCCAGTGGTGCGACACGCTCCTCGGAACACGGGTCGCCGAGGCCGTGGACGGTCAGGTCAGCAAGTGGTGCGCGGCGTTCTTCGACACCGCACAGGCACACTGGTCGATGCCGGGGCGCGAACACGGCCTCTACGGGTCCTGGCGCGCGCTGGTCGCCTCCGACCCCGCCCTGCGGCGGTTGCGCCTGTCCCAGGAGCGCTTCACCGACCTGCCCGAGCGTCCCGAGGACGCGGTGCTCGGGGCGCTGGCCGCGTTGAACGTGCCCGAAGGCGAGCACCGAGGTGAACTGCGGGCCCAGCTCGCACGCACCCCGGGCTGGGCGAGCCAGGTCAAATGGCGCGGTGAACACCCTGACCAGGCACCGCACCCCGCCGACCTGGTCGACCTGTTGGCGATGCGTCTGACCTACGAGGCCGCGCTCGTCGAGGCGGCCACCAGCCAGCTTCCCTACGGAAGCGGTTCGCTGCGGGCCCTCATCGAGGTACGGCTCGTGGACGAGCGTCCGCTCTCGGGGGTGGAGTCCGGTTTCGCGCGCGCCTGTGGCGTCGCACGCGCCCTGGGTGCCTCGACGCCTGGAGGGCCGGCTCTGAACCGGCTCAGGGACGTGCTCGAACGCCTGCCCGCCACCGAGCGCGAATGGGTCTGGCTGGACGCCTACGAGTGGCACTACCGCGACCGACTGCTGACCGCCCTGGACCGCCCGGCTCCGCCCGAGCGGACCGGACGCCCCCCGGCGCAGGCCGTGTTCTGCATCGACGCGCGCTCGGAGGGACTACGCCGCCACCTGGAAGACCTCGGCCCCTACCAGACCTTCGGCTTCGCTGGTTTCTACCAGCTGGCCATCCGTTACCGGGGCCTGTCCAGCCCCCACGAGGCACGTCTGTGCCCGGCACCGCTCACCCCGAACACCCGGATCACGGAGCTTCCGGCAGAGGGCGCCGAGACGGAGGCGGCACGCGGTATCGCGGCCGAACGCCACTCCGACGCGCTCGCGCGCGCCTTCCACGGCGCCAAGGACGACCTGGCGTCCCCCTTCGCGCTGGCGGAGGCCGCCGGGTGGGTAGCCGGTCCGCTGTCCGCCGTCAGGACCGCGGCCCCCGCCCTCTACACGCGGCTACGCGGCCGCCTCGCCGAACGGGCCACCCGACGAACCACCGACCTCACCGTGAACGCCCCGGACTGGGAGGAGGCCGAGGCCCTGGCCCGGGCCGCCGAACACCAGGGGATCCGCGCCCTGCTCGCCCGCCCCGGACTCTCCGAACAGGAATGCGAGGAGTACCGTCTGCGGGCGCTCGCCGGAGGCGAACCCCGTCTGCGGGAACAGCTCGCCCTCACCCAGGAGGGCCACGCCGACCGCGTCCGCCAGGCGCGGCGGCTCGGCTCCGACGTCGAGGAACAGGTCCTGTGGGCCCAAACCGCGCTCCGCACCTTCGGGCTGGTGGAGAACTTCGCACGGATCGTTCTCCTGGCCGGCCACGGCAGCCACACCGAGAACAACGCCTACGAGGCGGCGCTGGACTGCGGCGCCTGCGGTGGCCAGCGCGGCGGCCCCAACGCCCGTGCGGCCTGTGCGATCCTCAACCGGCCGCAGGTCCGTGCGGCGCTGGCCGAACGCGGGACCACCATCCCCGACGACACCGTCTTCGTCGCGGCCGAGCACGACACGGCCACCGACCGGGTGCGCTTCCTCGACGCGCACACGATTCCCGGGACGCACCGCGCGGACATCGACCGGCTACGGGCGGATCTGGCCACCGCCGGATCGGGGCTGGCCCGCGAGCGCGCCGAACACCTTCCCGGCGCAGCCGGGTCCGCGTACGGGCGTGCGGCCGACTGGGCGCAGGTACGTCCCGAATGGGGACTGGCCCGTCACGCCGCCTTCATCATCGGCCCGGGCGAGATGGTGCGCGGGCTCGACCTGCAGACCCGGACGTTCCTGCACTCCTACGACTGGCGTGTGGACCCCGACGGGACCGTGCTGGAGACGATCCTGACCGCTCCCGGCCTGGTGGTGCAGGGGATCAACGCCCAGTACTACTTCTCCAGCGTGGACCCGCGGGTCCTGGGGGCGGGTGACAAGACGCTGCACAACGTGGTGGGCGAGGTCGGTGTGCTGGAGGGCCACAGCGGGGACCTGAGACTCGGGCTCCCCTGGCAGTCGGTCGGGGCCGGCGACCGTCTGTACCACGAGCCGATGCGGGCGCTCTACGCGGTCGAGGCGCCGATCGAACGGGTGGACGTGCTCATCGCGCGAAACGACCTGCTCAAGAACTACTTCGACGGAGGATGGGTCTCCCTGGTTCTGCGCGAGGGGCCCGAACGCCCCTGGCAGCGGCGCCGTCGTGACGGGCAATGGGAGCTGTGGAGCCCCGCTGTCCCGGCCGAGAGGCAAGTGTTGGCCGCGGCCGGGGCGGGGGACGAGGAGCAGGGACCCAGCCAGGGGTAG
- a CDS encoding AAA family ATPase produces MAETSPGNGSASAPGPESTPGEPTRLLRAALHEVSTVIVGQERMVERSLIALVAQGHCLIEGVPGIAKTLAVSTLAKVTGGSFSRVQFTPDLVPSDIVGTRIYHPSTERFDVELGPVFANFVLADEINRAPAKVQSALLEVMAERQVSIGGTTYPLPSPFIVIATQNPVESEGVYPLPEAQRDRFLMKVTVGHPQAHEEMEILRRMSSKPPTAHQVLDPVTLGELQADAERVHIHQLIADYVVRLVMATREPENYQMPDLRQALEVGASPRATLGLVAAARALALLRGRDYVLPDDVRVLAHDVIAHRLVLTFDALADGVTPAQVVDRILSTVPAPRVIWDEPPTGETASFASQR; encoded by the coding sequence ATGGCAGAAACCTCACCCGGGAACGGCTCCGCTTCCGCACCGGGGCCGGAGAGCACTCCGGGCGAGCCGACCCGGCTGCTGCGGGCGGCCCTGCACGAGGTGTCCACGGTCATCGTCGGCCAGGAGCGCATGGTGGAGCGTTCCCTGATCGCTCTGGTCGCACAGGGGCACTGCCTCATCGAGGGGGTACCCGGCATCGCCAAGACCCTGGCGGTGTCCACCCTGGCCAAGGTCACCGGAGGTTCGTTCTCCCGGGTGCAGTTCACCCCCGACCTGGTGCCCTCCGACATCGTCGGCACCCGTATCTACCACCCCTCCACCGAGCGCTTCGACGTGGAACTGGGCCCGGTCTTCGCGAACTTCGTGCTCGCCGACGAGATCAACCGGGCCCCGGCCAAGGTGCAGTCGGCCCTGCTGGAGGTCATGGCCGAACGGCAGGTGTCCATCGGCGGGACCACCTACCCGCTGCCCTCCCCCTTCATCGTGATCGCCACCCAGAACCCGGTGGAGTCCGAGGGCGTCTACCCGCTGCCCGAGGCCCAGCGCGACCGGTTCCTGATGAAGGTCACCGTGGGCCACCCCCAGGCGCACGAGGAGATGGAGATCCTGCGCCGGATGAGCTCGAAGCCGCCGACCGCGCACCAGGTCCTGGACCCGGTCACCCTGGGAGAGTTGCAGGCCGACGCCGAACGCGTGCACATCCACCAGCTGATCGCCGACTACGTGGTGCGCCTGGTCATGGCCACGCGTGAGCCGGAGAACTACCAGATGCCCGACCTGCGCCAGGCGCTGGAGGTGGGGGCGAGCCCGCGCGCCACCCTGGGACTGGTCGCGGCCGCCCGCGCGCTGGCGCTGCTGCGCGGGCGCGACTACGTGCTCCCCGACGACGTTCGGGTACTGGCCCACGACGTGATCGCGCACCGCCTGGTGCTGACCTTCGACGCCCTGGCCGACGGCGTCACTCCGGCCCAGGTGGTCGACCGCATCCTGTCCACCGTTCCCGCGCCCCGGGTCATCTGGGACGAACCGCCCACCGGTGAGACCGCCTCCTTCGCCTCGCAGAGATAG
- a CDS encoding proton-conducting transporter transmembrane domain-containing protein, whose product MSALLVMAVALPGLAALVCVLAPERLGDRAGALGAAAAAAALCAVVPTAFSALSQSPVTAPGLFADRLSVVMLALVLGVSAVVQSYANRYLSGDPRQARLIAAMGATTTAVAVLVSSATFGVLVAAWVASGLGLLVMLAQRSDLPAARTGLRRTAAAHAVGDLALIAAAAVLWTTIGGLDLRGVEAGAQELAGQQLHLFGVGVPAAPLVACLLLVAAMGRCALVPLHRWLPATLAAPTPVSAFMHAGLVNAGGFLLVRMGPVFGASGLATHLAFTVGALTALYGTALMLARPDAKGALAYSTIGQMGFMVMACALGAFAAVVFHLVAHGMYKATLFLSVDSAIHNRKRHRAVPLPAPAGTGWPPPLRLAAAALVPAAAISLALATFARGALEQPGAIVLLAFAWFSAARALWVWLGATPGRAAVGMGAAASVCVAYAALVAVAKDFLGPVLGEAAHSASPWLVLVPAAVMAALSLVWFRSSQSTRSVLYTRALDAGTVVTDDGWRSTTPRQPSLRIPSGV is encoded by the coding sequence ATGAGCGCCCTGCTGGTCATGGCGGTGGCACTGCCGGGACTGGCCGCGCTGGTATGCGTGCTGGCTCCCGAACGTCTCGGTGACCGCGCCGGCGCGCTCGGCGCGGCAGCCGCGGCAGCCGCGCTCTGCGCGGTCGTCCCCACAGCGTTCTCCGCGCTCTCCCAGAGCCCGGTCACCGCCCCCGGGCTGTTCGCCGACCGCCTGTCGGTGGTGATGCTGGCCCTGGTGCTCGGCGTGAGCGCCGTGGTGCAGTCGTACGCCAACCGCTACCTCTCGGGCGACCCGCGTCAAGCACGCCTGATCGCGGCCATGGGAGCCACCACCACGGCCGTCGCGGTCCTGGTGAGCTCCGCCACGTTCGGGGTGCTCGTCGCCGCCTGGGTCGCCAGCGGTCTGGGCCTTCTGGTGATGCTCGCCCAACGCTCGGACCTGCCTGCTGCCAGAACGGGCCTGCGCCGGACCGCAGCGGCCCATGCCGTCGGCGACCTCGCGCTGATAGCGGCCGCGGCCGTGCTCTGGACGACGATCGGCGGCCTCGACCTGCGCGGTGTGGAGGCCGGGGCCCAGGAACTGGCGGGACAACAGCTCCACCTCTTCGGCGTGGGCGTACCCGCGGCCCCCCTGGTGGCCTGCCTGCTACTGGTGGCGGCGATGGGCCGCTGCGCGCTGGTGCCCCTGCACCGCTGGCTGCCTGCGACCCTGGCAGCCCCCACCCCGGTCTCCGCGTTCATGCACGCCGGGCTGGTCAACGCGGGGGGCTTCCTGCTGGTCCGTATGGGCCCGGTCTTCGGCGCGTCCGGCCTGGCCACCCACCTGGCGTTCACGGTAGGAGCGCTGACGGCCCTCTACGGGACGGCGCTGATGCTGGCTCGCCCCGACGCCAAGGGCGCGCTCGCCTACTCCACGATCGGCCAGATGGGGTTCATGGTGATGGCCTGCGCGCTGGGCGCCTTCGCCGCCGTGGTCTTCCACCTGGTCGCGCACGGAATGTACAAGGCGACACTGTTCCTGAGCGTCGACTCCGCCATCCACAACCGCAAGCGTCACCGGGCCGTCCCGCTCCCCGCTCCGGCCGGAACCGGCTGGCCGCCACCCCTGCGGCTGGCAGCGGCCGCGCTCGTGCCCGCCGCGGCGATCTCACTGGCCCTGGCCACCTTCGCGCGGGGGGCCCTCGAACAGCCGGGCGCGATCGTGCTGCTCGCCTTCGCCTGGTTCAGCGCGGCGCGCGCCCTGTGGGTCTGGCTCGGAGCGACACCGGGGCGCGCAGCCGTGGGCATGGGTGCGGCAGCGAGCGTGTGCGTGGCCTACGCGGCCCTGGTGGCCGTGGCCAAGGACTTCCTCGGGCCGGTGCTCGGTGAGGCCGCCCACTCCGCAAGCCCCTGGCTGGTACTGGTCCCCGCAGCCGTCATGGCGGCGCTCTCCCTGGTCTGGTTCAGGTCTTCGCAGAGCACGCGCTCGGTGCTGTACACACGGGCGCTCGACGCGGGCACGGTCGTCACCGATGACGGATGGCGCAGCACGACCCCGAGACAGCCCTCCCTTCGAATCCCGTCTGGAGTCTGA
- a CDS encoding helix-turn-helix transcriptional regulator: MADWTFLTNHAHVLLCLARDPYMRLRDVAEAVGITERAAQRIVADLAEAGYLERTREGRRNHYRLHPELPLRHPLERDHAVGDILRVLDNGSPPTQGVA, from the coding sequence GTGGCCGACTGGACTTTTCTCACCAACCACGCCCATGTACTGCTGTGCCTGGCGCGCGATCCGTACATGCGCCTGCGCGACGTGGCCGAGGCGGTGGGCATCACCGAACGCGCCGCCCAGCGGATCGTCGCCGACCTGGCCGAGGCCGGCTACCTGGAACGCACCCGTGAGGGCCGCCGCAACCACTACCGTCTGCACCCCGAGCTGCCCCTGCGTCACCCGCTCGAACGCGACCACGCGGTCGGCGACATCCTGAGGGTCCTGGACAACGGCTCCCCGCCCACGCAGGGCGTAGCTTGA